A window of Acidobacteriota bacterium contains these coding sequences:
- the fabF gene encoding beta-ketoacyl-ACP synthase II, whose protein sequence is MPRRVVVTGVGLVSPLGIGTEPTWAGLMSGTSGVSTITRIDTSDYPVHIGAEVRGFESERWIEPKEARRFDLFVHFALAATQMALEDAGLEITEENANRVGVVIGSGIGGFPLIERQHEILLERGPKRVSPFFIPGAIINMCSGLVSIRTGAKGPNMATCTACSTSAHAIGDALLYIRHGYADAIIAGGSEAVTSKMPLAGFSSMRALSTRNDEPEKASRPWDRDRDGFVMGEGSGIVILEELEHAKRRGASILCEVLGFGMSSDAFHISAPSEDGDGAIRAIQAALDDASLNPEDVDYINAHGTSTPAGDIVETIAVKGVFGDHAHKLMVSSTKSMTGHLLGAAGGLEFGISVLSLINGVVPPTINLDNPDPENDLDYVAHTARDADIKIALTNSFGFGGTNACLAVGLFE, encoded by the coding sequence ATGCCACGTCGCGTGGTGGTCACCGGGGTCGGGCTCGTCTCGCCCCTCGGGATCGGGACCGAGCCGACGTGGGCCGGCCTGATGTCCGGCACAAGCGGTGTGTCGACCATCACGCGAATCGACACATCAGATTACCCGGTTCACATCGGCGCCGAGGTGCGGGGTTTCGAGTCCGAGAGGTGGATCGAGCCGAAGGAGGCCAGGAGATTCGACCTCTTTGTCCACTTTGCCCTCGCTGCGACCCAGATGGCGCTCGAGGACGCAGGTCTCGAGATCACCGAAGAAAATGCGAACCGCGTTGGTGTCGTCATCGGATCCGGTATCGGCGGGTTCCCCCTCATCGAGCGACAGCACGAGATTCTTCTCGAGCGGGGTCCGAAGAGGGTAAGCCCATTCTTCATCCCCGGCGCGATCATCAACATGTGTTCTGGTTTGGTGAGCATCCGTACCGGCGCCAAGGGTCCGAACATGGCGACCTGCACAGCGTGTTCGACCTCGGCCCACGCCATCGGTGACGCTCTGCTTTACATTCGCCATGGTTACGCTGACGCGATCATCGCTGGTGGATCCGAGGCGGTGACCTCGAAGATGCCTCTTGCCGGGTTCTCGTCAATGAGGGCTCTTTCGACCCGCAACGACGAGCCGGAAAAGGCGTCTCGGCCGTGGGACAGGGACCGCGACGGTTTCGTCATGGGCGAGGGTTCGGGAATCGTTATCCTCGAAGAGCTCGAACATGCAAAGCGGCGGGGCGCGTCGATCCTGTGTGAAGTGCTCGGTTTCGGTATGAGTTCTGACGCCTTCCATATATCGGCCCCGTCCGAGGATGGGGACGGAGCCATCAGGGCGATACAGGCGGCCCTCGACGATGCATCCCTCAACCCCGAGGACGTCGACTACATCAACGCTCACGGGACCTCGACACCGGCCGGCGACATCGTCGAAACAATCGCGGTCAAGGGTGTCTTCGGGGACCATGCGCACAAGCTGATGGTCTCGTCGACCAAGTCGATGACCGGACATCTTCTGGGTGCCGCGGGCGGTCTCGAGTTCGGGATATCGGTGCTGTCGTTGATCAACGGTGTCGTGCCGCCGACCATCAACCTCGACAATCCGGATCCCGAAAATGACCTCGACTACGTTGCGCACACCGCTCGCGATGCCGACATCAAAATCGCCCTGACAAACTCCTTCGGCTTTGGTGGCACCAACGCGTGCCTGGCCGTGGGTCTCTTCGAGTGA
- the glyQ gene encoding glycine--tRNA ligase subunit alpha: MDLQTLILDLQRYWADCGCIIQQPYDVEIGAGTMHPETFLRVLGPEPYRVAYVQPSRRPADARYGENPFRLGRHLQLQVVLKPSPDDVQELYLKSLSALGIDPAVHDIRFEEDNWESPTLGAWGVGWQVLLDGMEITQFTYFQQSGGIDLAPISAELTYGLERIAMFLQRKDSIYDIEWGGGITYGAVRLEDEREASVYGFELANVEMLRRHFEDWEAEAQRCLEHDPPLVIPAVEAALKTSHLFNLLDARGAISVTERVGLIARVRRNSVAAARAHLEQREALGFPLAREVD; the protein is encoded by the coding sequence CTGGACCTGCAAACCCTGATCCTTGATCTCCAACGCTACTGGGCCGACTGCGGATGCATCATTCAGCAGCCGTACGATGTCGAAATTGGCGCGGGGACGATGCATCCGGAGACCTTTTTGAGGGTATTGGGGCCGGAGCCTTACCGGGTCGCCTACGTGCAGCCGTCACGGCGTCCTGCGGACGCCCGTTACGGCGAGAATCCCTTCCGTCTCGGGCGTCACCTCCAACTGCAGGTGGTCCTCAAACCATCGCCGGACGACGTTCAGGAGCTCTATCTGAAATCCCTCAGTGCGCTCGGCATCGATCCGGCGGTGCACGACATCCGCTTCGAGGAGGACAACTGGGAGTCGCCGACCCTCGGCGCGTGGGGTGTCGGATGGCAGGTGCTGCTCGACGGGATGGAGATCACACAGTTCACCTACTTCCAGCAGTCCGGAGGCATCGATTTGGCGCCGATCTCGGCCGAGCTCACCTACGGGCTCGAACGCATTGCGATGTTTCTCCAGCGCAAGGACTCGATATACGACATCGAGTGGGGTGGAGGCATTACCTACGGCGCCGTTCGGCTGGAAGACGAGCGTGAGGCCTCGGTCTACGGCTTCGAGCTCGCCAACGTCGAGATGCTCCGGCGTCACTTCGAAGACTGGGAGGCGGAAGCGCAACGCTGCCTCGAGCATGATCCTCCGCTCGTCATTCCGGCCGTCGAGGCGGCCCTCAAAACCTCCCACCTGTTCAATCTTCTCGACGCACGAGGTGCGATCTCCGTCACCGAGCGGGTGGGGCTCATCGCCCGTGTGCGACGGAACTCGGTGGCGGCGGCGCGCGCTCATCTCGAGCAGCGCGAAGCCCTCGGCTTTCCACTCGCGCGGGAGGTCGACTGA
- a CDS encoding electron transfer flavoprotein subunit beta/FixA family protein: MNCIVCMASVPDTASVIKIGGDGKGIDESAIKWIVSPYDEYALEEALQITEAKGGEVTVMTYGPDHAEAALRDCLARGAHQAVHVLGGEATLGDSLTIAKVLAAAIKDREYDLVLCGIKGVGTDCAQVGQMLAELLDLPHVASITELEVADGSLTAGRDVEGGKEKVESPLPALVTCQKGLNEPRYAALKGIMAAKKKPVEKVEVASLGVDESAGGFYRVEQFELPPAKAAGTIIQGEDDPAAAAAELVKLLREEAKAI, encoded by the coding sequence GTGAACTGTATTGTGTGCATGGCCAGCGTGCCGGATACGGCGTCGGTCATCAAGATCGGAGGAGACGGCAAGGGTATCGACGAATCCGCCATCAAGTGGATCGTCTCTCCCTACGACGAATACGCCCTCGAAGAGGCGCTTCAGATCACCGAGGCGAAAGGTGGCGAGGTCACGGTCATGACCTACGGTCCGGATCACGCAGAGGCGGCCCTGCGAGACTGTCTCGCCCGGGGCGCGCACCAGGCGGTGCATGTTCTCGGCGGCGAGGCGACTCTCGGGGACAGCCTCACGATTGCCAAGGTCTTGGCGGCGGCCATCAAGGACCGCGAGTATGACCTCGTGCTCTGCGGCATCAAGGGTGTCGGCACCGACTGTGCCCAGGTTGGCCAGATGCTCGCCGAGCTGCTCGATTTGCCGCACGTTGCCAGCATTACCGAGCTCGAGGTGGCCGACGGATCGCTGACCGCGGGGCGCGACGTCGAAGGCGGCAAGGAGAAGGTCGAGAGCCCGCTGCCGGCCCTGGTGACCTGTCAGAAGGGCCTCAACGAGCCCCGCTATGCAGCTCTCAAGGGGATCATGGCGGCCAAGAAGAAGCCGGTTGAAAAGGTCGAGGTCGCGAGCCTCGGGGTCGATGAGAGCGCCGGCGGCTTCTACCGGGTCGAGCAGTTCGAGCTGCCGCCCGCAAAGGCTGCGGGAACCATCATCCAGGGCGAGGACGACCCGGCGGCTGCCGCGGCCGAGCTCGTCAAACTCCTTCGCGAAGAAGCGAAGGCGATCTAG
- a CDS encoding electron transfer flavoprotein subunit alpha/FixB family protein: protein MMAGILVFVEQRGGEIRKASLQALSEAKRQGGDVSAVIAGSGIGDAASGLGAWGADKIYVADDANLDLYSAEGYAEAVVKAVEQAQPGAIFFAGTAMGRDLAPRVAARLGVGAIPDAVGLTLDGETFKVRRPVYSGKAFATADTSGNSPQVISLRPNVFAAEESAGAGEVVPLDGLALSIRAIVKELVETAGGELDVAEADVIVSGGRGIKDPENFALIKELADALGGAVGASRAAVDAGWIEHSHQVGQTGKVVSPSLYIAAGISGAIQHLAGMSSSKVIVAINKDPDAPIFKVADYGVVGDLFEVIPPMVEAIKAL, encoded by the coding sequence ATGATGGCTGGAATTCTCGTTTTTGTGGAGCAACGCGGCGGAGAGATCCGGAAGGCATCCCTACAGGCATTGTCCGAAGCCAAGAGGCAGGGCGGAGACGTCAGTGCTGTCATTGCCGGTTCCGGAATCGGTGATGCGGCTTCCGGCCTCGGCGCCTGGGGTGCGGACAAGATCTACGTCGCGGACGACGCGAATCTCGATCTTTATTCGGCCGAAGGCTATGCCGAGGCCGTGGTCAAAGCGGTCGAACAGGCCCAACCCGGCGCCATTTTCTTTGCCGGCACCGCCATGGGGCGTGATCTCGCGCCCCGGGTCGCCGCACGCCTTGGCGTCGGCGCGATTCCTGACGCGGTCGGTCTGACCCTCGACGGCGAGACCTTCAAGGTCCGGCGGCCGGTCTACTCGGGCAAGGCCTTCGCGACCGCTGATACCTCCGGAAACTCGCCCCAGGTCATCAGCCTGCGGCCTAACGTCTTCGCGGCCGAGGAATCGGCTGGAGCCGGTGAGGTGGTGCCGCTCGACGGTCTCGCACTCTCTATTCGCGCCATCGTCAAGGAGCTGGTCGAGACCGCAGGCGGCGAGCTGGACGTGGCCGAAGCGGACGTCATCGTCTCCGGCGGGCGCGGCATCAAGGATCCCGAGAACTTCGCTCTCATAAAGGAGCTGGCCGACGCTCTGGGTGGCGCGGTCGGCGCCTCCCGCGCGGCGGTCGATGCGGGCTGGATCGAGCACTCGCACCAGGTCGGCCAGACCGGCAAGGTGGTGAGCCCATCGCTGTACATCGCGGCGGGCATCTCCGGTGCAATCCAGCACCTTGCCGGCATGTCGTCGTCGAAGGTCATCGTGGCCATCAACAAGGACCCCGACGCGCCGATCTTCAAGGTCGCCGACTACGGCGTCGTCGGTGATCTCTTCGAGGTCATTCCGCCGATGGTGGAGGCGATCAAGGCGCTCTAG
- the glyS gene encoding glycine--tRNA ligase subunit beta translates to MATFLLEIRTEEIPAAALPGARRQLDELFAAQLTEAGYSDFEIAALSTSRRLAVVVENLPGRQAERTEEVTGPPAKVAVDAEGKPTPAGEGFARKVGLPFDEVGRIETAKGEYLTATVVHEGRPTAEILAEIVPAVVGALRFPKMMRWGDGTNVFVRPVHGIVALLDCDVVACEIFGVTAGRSTVGHRVHSPESFELETADGYVDALMERSVVVDSAARQKRLAELSARLASEAGARVHPDPQLMAEHVELVEWPGLISGSFEERFLELPPEVVVTTLRHHQKCLILENTDNGGLQNAFIGVIDRKDDPEGLIRQGNEWVIGARLADARFFFSEDRKRSLHDLVPNLGRLEFHRVLGSLGDKALRVGDLAVNIANLLQSEIDPDRLRASAGLAKADLLSHMVAEFPSLQGIMGGHYLRLEGADEDLWTAVRDHYLPVGFEGKVPESVAGKLLAVADRLDTVAGLFAVGENPTGSKDPFGLRRAAQGAIKIVAEAGWEIDLDTVIGNAVDNVANYSEEGTEAVSAAVTAFLEDRVRRWLIDTVGVSFDTADAVMAADWSNLPAAIVRAQALEKVRTSENFRQLALAFKRVRNITEEQPDRGVDPGLFEMDEERELYDAAVEFANTLQRYVPKGEVEQAFAAMEPITDILERFFVEVLVMCEDERVRDNRIALLMELGRHFMKLADLSKLQVEGGE, encoded by the coding sequence ATGGCGACGTTCCTGCTCGAAATCCGAACTGAAGAGATCCCTGCGGCCGCTCTTCCCGGCGCGCGGCGACAGCTCGATGAGCTGTTTGCCGCCCAGCTCACCGAAGCCGGATACTCAGATTTCGAAATTGCGGCGCTTTCCACCTCTCGTCGACTTGCGGTTGTGGTCGAGAACCTACCCGGTCGCCAGGCTGAGCGAACGGAGGAAGTGACCGGACCGCCTGCGAAGGTAGCGGTCGATGCCGAAGGCAAGCCGACTCCGGCGGGCGAGGGATTCGCCCGCAAGGTGGGATTGCCGTTCGACGAGGTCGGGCGGATCGAAACCGCGAAGGGTGAGTACCTCACTGCGACCGTGGTCCACGAGGGCCGGCCGACTGCCGAGATCCTCGCCGAAATCGTGCCAGCCGTGGTCGGCGCTCTTCGTTTTCCGAAGATGATGCGATGGGGCGACGGTACGAACGTGTTCGTGCGTCCGGTCCACGGGATCGTCGCACTCCTGGATTGCGATGTGGTGGCGTGCGAGATCTTCGGTGTTACGGCGGGGAGATCCACCGTCGGCCACCGCGTCCATTCGCCGGAGTCCTTCGAGCTCGAAACCGCCGATGGCTACGTCGATGCACTGATGGAACGTAGCGTCGTGGTGGACTCCGCGGCGCGCCAGAAACGGCTCGCAGAGCTCTCTGCACGGCTCGCCTCCGAGGCCGGCGCTCGGGTGCATCCGGATCCGCAATTGATGGCCGAGCATGTCGAGCTGGTTGAATGGCCCGGGCTGATCTCCGGCAGCTTCGAAGAGCGGTTCCTCGAGCTGCCGCCGGAGGTGGTCGTCACCACCCTCCGTCACCACCAGAAATGCCTGATTCTCGAAAACACCGACAATGGCGGTCTGCAAAATGCCTTCATCGGGGTCATCGACCGCAAGGACGATCCTGAAGGGCTGATTCGCCAGGGCAACGAGTGGGTGATCGGAGCCAGACTGGCCGATGCCCGGTTCTTCTTCTCCGAGGACCGCAAGAGGTCGCTGCACGACCTTGTTCCGAACCTCGGACGGCTCGAGTTCCACCGTGTCCTGGGTTCGTTGGGCGACAAAGCACTCAGGGTGGGCGACTTGGCCGTAAACATCGCGAACCTGCTGCAATCGGAGATCGATCCCGACCGGCTTCGGGCGTCTGCCGGCCTGGCCAAGGCAGACCTGCTGTCCCATATGGTGGCCGAGTTTCCCTCGTTGCAGGGCATCATGGGCGGACACTACCTGCGCCTCGAGGGTGCCGACGAGGATCTCTGGACCGCGGTTCGCGATCACTACCTGCCGGTCGGTTTCGAGGGCAAAGTGCCGGAATCGGTCGCCGGGAAGTTGCTCGCGGTTGCGGATCGGCTCGACACCGTGGCCGGACTCTTTGCGGTGGGTGAAAACCCGACCGGCTCGAAGGACCCGTTCGGGCTCCGGCGTGCCGCCCAGGGCGCGATCAAGATCGTTGCCGAGGCCGGCTGGGAGATCGATCTCGATACGGTGATCGGCAATGCCGTCGATAACGTTGCGAATTATTCGGAGGAAGGGACCGAGGCGGTCTCCGCGGCGGTAACGGCTTTCCTGGAGGATCGGGTGCGGAGATGGCTGATCGACACTGTCGGCGTCTCTTTTGATACCGCGGATGCGGTGATGGCGGCCGACTGGTCGAACCTGCCAGCGGCGATCGTCCGTGCGCAAGCCCTCGAAAAGGTGCGCACCTCGGAGAACTTCCGCCAGCTTGCGCTCGCCTTCAAGCGGGTGCGCAACATCACCGAGGAGCAGCCTGATCGGGGTGTCGATCCGGGGCTCTTCGAAATGGATGAGGAGCGCGAGCTGTACGACGCAGCCGTCGAGTTTGCGAACACCCTGCAGCGGTACGTACCAAAGGGGGAAGTTGAGCAGGCCTTCGCCGCGATGGAACCGATAACAGATATCCTCGAGCGTTTCTTCGTCGAGGTACTCGTCATGTGTGAGGACGAGCGCGTTCGGGACAACCGGATCGCGCTCTTGATGGAACTTGGACGACATTTCATGAAACTTGCTGACCTATCGAAGCTGCAAGTCGAAGGAGGCGAATAG
- the ppdK gene encoding pyruvate, phosphate dikinase: MVSETKYVYSFGGGTADGTAEMKNLLGGKGANLAEMANLGIPVPAGFTLTTDVCTYYYDHDQTYPSTIEAEVDAAMAKVEEIMGTKFGDPKDPLLVSVRSGARSSMPGMMETVLNCGLCSATIPGLIEKTGNPRFVYDAYRRLIMMYSDVVMEKAAGIEPEEGQGIRQQLDRMLEEVKEKGGYKTDADISAEDLEELCERFKAKVKEVLGEDFPDDPMEQLWGGIGAVFSSWNGKRAVSYRRIEGIPDDWGTAVNVQAMVFGNMGDDSATGVAFTRNPATGENKFYGEWLVNAQGEDVVAGTRTPNPLNEDTKNEQNEHLPSLQVAMPEVYEQLFAIRNQLEQHYRDMQDIEFTIQDGRLWMLQTRVGKRTGTAALNMAMDMLSEGLIDEKTAVLRVRPDQLDELLHPIVDPSAERDADPIAKGLPAGPGGAYGQIVFSADDAVEWVKQGKTVLLVREETNPEDVEGMRAAVGILTGRGGMTSHAALVARGWGKCCIVGAGTLDIDVVGKTIKADGRVFNEGDVFTLNGTRGLVYAGEMPMIDATENPRFVDFMKLADKIRVMKVRTNAETPEDAGLAIEFGAEGIGLFRTEHMFYGKGSEEPLFILRKMIMSGSEAERREILDELYPYVKRDMKRTLEVMGERPVTFRLLDPPLHEFVPQNEAERKELAEALDITAEVLDRRADELHELNPMMGHRGVRLGITFPEISEMQFRAILESAAEIRQDGRTCFPEIMVPVTCAKEELDEQLASAKKIHAEVCEKYGVDEVEHLYGTMIEIPRAALTANEIAKTCEFFSFGTNDLTQMTFGFSRDDIGGFLPEYLDKKILAVDPFQVLDRDSVGELVKTGIDRGRETRPNLKVGICGEHGGEPNSVEFCHLVGMDYVSCSPFRVPIARLAAAQAQINHPRK, translated from the coding sequence ATAGTGAGCGAAACGAAGTACGTGTACTCGTTCGGCGGTGGGACCGCTGACGGGACGGCCGAAATGAAGAATCTCCTCGGCGGCAAGGGTGCCAACCTGGCCGAAATGGCCAATCTCGGAATCCCGGTCCCGGCTGGCTTCACCCTAACGACCGACGTCTGTACGTATTACTACGACCACGACCAGACCTACCCGTCGACGATCGAGGCCGAGGTTGACGCGGCAATGGCCAAGGTCGAGGAGATCATGGGTACGAAGTTCGGCGATCCGAAGGATCCTCTTCTGGTCTCGGTGCGTTCGGGCGCCCGTTCCTCGATGCCCGGGATGATGGAGACCGTGCTCAACTGCGGTCTCTGTTCGGCGACAATTCCCGGGCTCATCGAGAAGACCGGTAATCCGCGATTCGTATATGACGCCTACCGGCGTCTCATCATGATGTACTCGGACGTGGTGATGGAGAAGGCGGCCGGCATCGAGCCCGAGGAGGGCCAGGGCATCCGCCAGCAGCTCGACCGCATGCTCGAAGAGGTCAAAGAAAAGGGCGGCTACAAGACCGACGCCGACATCTCGGCCGAGGATCTCGAGGAGCTCTGCGAGCGCTTCAAGGCGAAGGTCAAGGAAGTTCTCGGCGAGGACTTCCCGGACGATCCCATGGAACAGCTGTGGGGCGGCATCGGCGCCGTCTTCTCGTCGTGGAATGGCAAGCGCGCCGTCTCCTACCGACGCATCGAGGGCATCCCGGACGACTGGGGCACCGCGGTCAACGTGCAGGCGATGGTCTTCGGAAATATGGGCGATGACTCGGCGACCGGCGTTGCTTTCACCCGCAACCCGGCGACCGGCGAGAACAAGTTCTACGGCGAGTGGCTGGTCAACGCCCAGGGCGAGGATGTGGTGGCGGGGACTCGTACCCCCAACCCACTCAACGAGGACACCAAGAACGAGCAGAACGAGCATCTGCCATCCCTGCAGGTGGCGATGCCCGAAGTCTACGAGCAGCTCTTCGCTATCCGCAACCAGCTCGAGCAGCATTACCGCGACATGCAGGACATCGAGTTCACGATCCAGGATGGACGGCTGTGGATGCTCCAGACGCGGGTCGGCAAGCGAACCGGAACCGCAGCCCTCAACATGGCCATGGACATGCTCTCTGAGGGTCTCATCGACGAGAAGACAGCTGTGCTGCGGGTCCGGCCCGACCAGCTCGACGAGCTTCTTCACCCGATCGTTGACCCATCCGCCGAGCGGGACGCCGACCCGATCGCCAAGGGCCTGCCCGCCGGTCCCGGCGGTGCCTACGGTCAGATCGTGTTTTCCGCGGACGATGCGGTGGAGTGGGTGAAGCAGGGCAAGACTGTGCTTCTGGTTCGGGAGGAAACCAACCCCGAGGACGTCGAGGGCATGCGTGCTGCGGTCGGCATCCTGACCGGTCGCGGCGGCATGACGTCGCACGCGGCGCTGGTCGCACGAGGTTGGGGCAAGTGCTGCATCGTCGGCGCCGGCACCCTCGACATCGACGTCGTCGGCAAGACAATCAAGGCCGACGGCCGGGTCTTCAACGAAGGTGATGTATTCACTCTGAACGGCACCAGAGGCCTGGTCTACGCTGGTGAGATGCCGATGATCGACGCCACCGAGAACCCGCGCTTCGTGGATTTCATGAAGCTCGCGGACAAGATTCGCGTAATGAAGGTCCGAACCAACGCCGAAACCCCTGAAGACGCCGGTCTTGCGATCGAATTTGGCGCCGAGGGCATCGGCCTCTTCCGTACCGAGCACATGTTCTATGGCAAGGGCTCCGAGGAGCCGCTCTTCATCCTGCGCAAAATGATCATGTCCGGCTCCGAGGCGGAGCGGCGCGAGATCCTCGATGAGCTCTACCCCTACGTCAAGCGCGATATGAAGCGCACTCTCGAGGTCATGGGTGAGCGGCCGGTGACCTTCCGCCTGCTCGACCCGCCGCTGCACGAATTCGTGCCCCAGAACGAGGCGGAGCGCAAGGAGCTCGCCGAGGCCCTCGACATCACGGCGGAGGTGCTCGACCGCAGGGCCGACGAGCTGCACGAGCTCAACCCGATGATGGGTCACCGCGGCGTGCGTCTCGGCATCACATTCCCCGAGATCTCGGAGATGCAGTTCCGTGCCATCCTCGAGTCGGCGGCCGAGATCCGTCAGGACGGAAGAACCTGCTTCCCCGAGATCATGGTCCCCGTGACCTGCGCCAAGGAGGAGCTCGACGAACAACTCGCATCGGCCAAGAAGATCCACGCCGAGGTCTGCGAAAAGTATGGCGTCGACGAGGTGGAGCATCTCTACGGCACGATGATCGAGATCCCGCGCGCGGCCCTGACCGCAAACGAGATCGCGAAGACCTGCGAGTTCTTCAGCTTCGGCACCAACGACTTGACGCAGATGACCTTCGGCTTCTCGCGTGACGACATCGGTGGCTTCCTGCCCGAATACCTGGACAAGAAGATCCTCGCTGTCGATCCCTTCCAGGTCCTCGATCGTGATTCGGTGGGTGAGCTGGTCAAGACCGGCATCGACAGGGGTCGCGAGACCCGTCCCAACCTCAAGGTCGGGATCTGCGGTGAGCACGGCGGCGAACCGAACAGTGTGGAGTTTTGCCATCTCGTTGGCATGGACTACGTGAGCTGCTCGCCCTTCCGGGTGCCGATCGCTCGCCTCGCCGCCGCCCAGGCGCAGATCAATCACCCGCGAAAGTAA
- a CDS encoding acyl carrier protein, which translates to MDVEAKVKEIIVQQLGVDGEKVTPEASFVDDLGADSLDVVELVMAFEEEFGVEIPDEAAEKIATVKDANEFLKSQAG; encoded by the coding sequence ATGGACGTAGAAGCGAAAGTCAAAGAAATCATCGTGCAACAGCTCGGAGTGGATGGGGAGAAGGTCACGCCCGAGGCGTCGTTCGTGGATGACCTCGGTGCGGACTCGCTCGACGTGGTGGAGCTGGTGATGGCGTTCGAGGAGGAGTTCGGGGTCGAGATCCCGGACGAAGCCGCCGAAAAGATCGCGACCGTCAAGGATGCAAACGAGTTCCTGAAGAGCCAGGCTGGCTGA
- a CDS encoding chloride channel protein, translated as MTRLGQTWIREIARFASRVDLYNFGRWLVLAIMVGVVAGLGGALLTWGIDGLGSLLLGNVVGFHVPGHGESATVTWSMPDRPWLLLVVLPLAGLVVGWLVQTFAPEAEGHGTDAVINAYHRERAVLRKRIVPVKLLASLLTIGSGGSAGREGPVAQVGAGFGSYLADVLRLGYHDRRVLVVSGMAAGIGGMFRAPLGAALFAVEVLYSDPDFESEALIPAIISSIVSYVVVASLTGWDAIFRTADIRFVRPHELLAYLVLGMIVAMVGYIYVKVFYGMRDKVFAPMPIPKWTKPAVGGLLLAVLAIAVPQVLGGGYGWLQLTMDHHLPLKILILLLPAKILATSFTISSGGSGGVFAPSLVIGGVTGAIFADLVSRVAPQLAPPTAACVLVGMGGFFAGVAKVPIASLIMVAEMSGSYGLLVPMMLVSSVAYLLTRGTSIYEAQVPGRIDSPAHLGEFQIDVLERLTVAEVMDPDQAVISVPTGTRFETVLEMVADTDQYAFPVVDADGEVEGMFSINDVRRVMATPEVWPLLVASDLGVTARGMAYLVPDDDLHTAVQRFTALQREILPVLDGAPPSPVIGLLRHHQVMEAYDNEIRRLREEHAD; from the coding sequence ATGACCCGGCTGGGACAGACCTGGATCAGAGAGATCGCACGTTTTGCGAGCCGCGTCGATCTCTACAATTTCGGTCGTTGGCTGGTTCTGGCGATAATGGTCGGAGTGGTCGCGGGACTCGGCGGTGCTCTGTTGACCTGGGGCATCGACGGGCTAGGCTCGCTCCTGCTCGGTAACGTCGTCGGTTTCCATGTCCCCGGCCATGGGGAGTCGGCCACCGTCACATGGAGCATGCCCGATCGGCCGTGGCTCCTGTTGGTCGTGCTTCCGCTGGCCGGGCTGGTGGTCGGATGGCTGGTGCAAACCTTCGCGCCTGAGGCAGAGGGACACGGCACCGATGCGGTGATCAACGCCTACCACCGTGAAAGAGCCGTACTCCGTAAGCGGATCGTACCGGTGAAGCTCCTAGCCTCGCTGTTGACCATTGGTTCGGGAGGCTCGGCCGGTCGAGAGGGTCCGGTGGCACAGGTCGGCGCCGGCTTCGGCTCGTACCTCGCAGATGTGCTGCGCCTCGGTTATCACGATCGCAGAGTTCTGGTGGTGTCAGGCATGGCCGCAGGTATCGGCGGCATGTTCAGGGCACCGCTGGGCGCCGCTCTCTTCGCGGTCGAGGTGCTCTACTCCGACCCGGACTTCGAGTCCGAAGCCCTCATTCCGGCCATCATCTCGTCGATCGTATCCTACGTGGTGGTGGCCTCGCTGACCGGGTGGGACGCCATCTTTCGCACCGCCGACATACGCTTCGTGCGGCCCCACGAACTCCTGGCCTACCTCGTCCTCGGCATGATCGTGGCCATGGTTGGCTATATCTATGTCAAGGTTTTCTACGGGATGCGAGACAAGGTCTTCGCTCCGATGCCGATCCCGAAGTGGACCAAACCGGCGGTGGGCGGTCTTTTGCTTGCCGTGTTGGCGATTGCGGTGCCTCAGGTGTTGGGTGGCGGTTACGGGTGGCTGCAGCTCACCATGGACCACCATCTGCCGCTCAAGATCCTGATCCTCTTGCTGCCGGCCAAGATCCTCGCTACCTCGTTCACCATCTCGTCCGGAGGGTCGGGTGGAGTCTTCGCGCCATCGCTGGTGATCGGTGGCGTAACCGGCGCAATTTTTGCCGACCTCGTGTCGCGGGTCGCCCCCCAGCTCGCTCCGCCGACGGCGGCCTGCGTGCTGGTCGGGATGGGCGGGTTCTTCGCCGGTGTCGCCAAGGTCCCGATAGCCTCCCTGATCATGGTAGCGGAGATGAGCGGGTCGTACGGACTGCTGGTCCCGATGATGCTGGTGTCCTCTGTTGCCTATTTGCTGACGCGTGGGACGAGCATCTACGAGGCGCAGGTGCCGGGCCGAATCGATTCGCCGGCCCACCTCGGCGAATTCCAGATCGATGTTCTCGAGCGCCTGACGGTCGCCGAGGTTATGGATCCGGACCAAGCGGTGATTTCCGTTCCGACGGGCACCCGATTCGAGACCGTGCTCGAGATGGTCGCCGATACCGACCAGTACGCGTTCCCGGTGGTCGATGCCGACGGCGAGGTGGAGGGGATGTTCAGCATCAATGACGTGCGCCGCGTCATGGCAACGCCCGAAGTGTGGCCGCTTCTGGTCGCTTCTGACCTCGGGGTGACAGCCAGGGGCATGGCCTACCTGGTGCCGGACGACGATCTCCACACCGCGGTCCAGCGATTCACGGCCCTCCAGCGTGAAATCCTGCCGGTCCTCGATGGTGCTCCGCCGTCGCCTGTGATCGGGCTCCTCCGCCACCATCAAGTCATGGAAGCCTACGACAACGAGATCCGGCGCCTGCGCGAAGAGCACGCGGACTGA